Genomic window (Acidobacteriota bacterium):
GGCAGTCAAGGAGCTCAGGGACAGGACCGGCGCAGGCATGATGGACTGCAAGAAAGCGCTGACCGAAACTGGCGGCGACATCGACGAGGCGATCAAATACCTCCGCACCAAGGGTTTGGCTGCGGCGGCGAAGAAGGCACACCGAACCGCCAGTGACGGCACGGTTGTGGTGATCGGCGACGATTCCGCGAAAGTGGTTTTAGAGCTCAATTGCGAGACCGACTTCGTCGCGCGCAACCCGGAGTTCGTATCGTTCGCCGAGGCTCTTGCAGAGCAGGCATTGTCCGCGGGAGTTACCGACACCGAGGAGTTGAAGGCACAGCCCTTCTCCGGCGACCCCGAACACACGGTCGAAGAGGCGATATCCCAAAAGGTTGCAACCATCGGAGAAAATGTCGTCCTGAACCGCCTGGCTCGGGTCGAGGCGGCAGAAGGAAACCTCCTCAACTCCTATGTGCACGGCGGCGGAAAGATTGGTGTCGTCGTTGAGGGTTCGGGTGGGGCGGACCATGAGACGCTGCACGACGTGGCCCTTCACGTCGCGGCCAGTGAGCCGCGGTTCGTGAACCGTGACGAAGTGACCGATGACCTGCTCAGCTCCGAGAAGGAGATCGCGCTCAAGCAGGCGATCGAGGCGGGCAAGCCCGAAGAGATCGCCAAGAAGATCGTCGAAGGCAAAATGGAGAAGTTCTTCGTCCAGGAAGTGCTGCTCGAGCAGGCCTTTGCCAAGGAGCCGGACAAGTCGGTCAAGCAGTACCTCCGGGAAAAGGCCGGAGACGATGCAACCGTCGTCCGCTTTGTCCGTTTCAAGCTCGGCGAGGGGAGCGAAACATAATCGTATGACAGAGCCGGAACCGTGCTACCACCGGATCATGATCAAGCTATCGGGCGAGGCCCTGATGGGGTCCCAACCCTTCGGGATCGAGCCTGCGGTGGTGCGGGCCATAGCCGGCGAGATCGTTCAGGTTGCAGAGCTCGGGGTCGAGATCGCGGTGGTCGTCGGTGGAGGCAACATCATCCGCGGTGTGTCGGCCCATGAACAGGGCATCGACCGAATCACCGGTGATTCGATGGGGATGCTGGCGACGGTCATCAATGCGCTTGCACTTTCGTCGGCGATCGAGCAGCTCGGTTGCCAGACCCGAGTCCAGACGGCGATCGAGATGAACGAGGTGGCGGAACCCTTTATTCGGCGCCGCGCGATTCGTCATCTCGAGAAGGGACGCGTGGTGTTGTTTGCCGGTGGCACCGGCAATCCGTTTTTCACGACTGATTCTGCAGCCGCGCTGCGCGCCAACGAAATCGACGCCGAAGTGCTGATGAAGGCGACCAAGGTAGACGGTGTCTACACCTCCGACCCTGTGACCGACCCCGACGCCAAGCTGATACCCCGTCTGAGCTACGAAGAGGTCTTGCAGCGGGGGTTGAAGGTCATGGATGCAGCGGCGATCGCGCTGTGCATGGAAAGTGAGATCCCGATCCAGATTTTCAACATCAACGTACCGGGTATCATGAAGCGAGTTGTGATGGGCGAGCAGGTCGGATCCTGGATTGGACCGAAGGAGGCCGTATGAAGGACGTGTTGAAAGAAGTCGAACAGAGGATGGTCGGAGCCGTTGAGGCCTTCCAGTCCGAGCTCGCGTCGCTCCGGACCGGCCGCGCCTCTCTGGCGCTCGTGGACGGGATCACAGTCGATTACTACGGTTCCCAGACCCCGCTCAATCAGGTGGCGGCCCTATCGGTTCCGGACCCGACCACCATCGCCATCGCCCCTTGGGAACCGAAGGTGCTGGCGGAGGTCGAAAAGGCAATCCTTCGTTCGAACCTCGGTCTCACGCCCAACAACGACGGAAAGGTTGTCAGGCTCAACATTCCGCCGCTGACCGAAGAGAGGCGCAGGGAGCTGGTGAAGGTGGCGCATGATGTCGCCGAAACTTCACGCAACGAAATTCGTCAGGTTCGGCGCGACGGCAACGACAAGATCAAGAACCTGGAAAAGGCCAAACAGATCTCCGAGGATCAGATGCACGATGGCCAGGATCAGGTGCAGAAGTTGACTGACACCTACGTCGAGAAGGTCAATACGATCCTCAAAAAGAAGGAAGAAGAGGTGATGGAGGTTTAGGGCTCCTCCCCTTCCAGACCTTCTTTGTCGACTATCCTCGCCAGCCTGCTCCGGGTACACTGAAACCCGCAACCATGGTGAGGCGATGAATCTGGCTTTCGTGTGCGTCGGTGCCGGTCGTGGTGTGCGGTTCGGCGGCGACAAGCTGGTCGAAAAGCTCGGACGTCGAACGGTTCTCGAGACCGCGCTGGTGGCCCTGCAGAGAGCGGAGCCGACCGCGCTGACGGTGGTCGTGGTCGAGAACTCCAAGGTCGAATCCTGGCGAGATTTCCTTGCGCCGGAGTTCCCGCAGGTTCGGGTTGTCGGAGGAGGTGACCGACGCCAGGACTCGGTTCGTGAGGGCGTGCTCTTTGCCGCCCAGGCAGGAGCCGAGGTAGTTGCAGTCCATGACGCCGTCCGTCCGCTGGTCGATCCATCCGATGTGCGGGCGGTGATAGCGGCCCTCGGCGGCGCGTCGGGTGCGATTCTGACCTCGAGAATCTTCGACACCGTCAAGCGGGTCGACGGCGACGACACAGTTGTCGACACCATTCCCCGAGAGCGTCTCCGTTTCGCGCTCACGCCCCAGGTATTTCGCGTGTCAACCCTGATGGAGGTTTGGGAGCGATCCGATATGGCGCGAACGTGGACCGACGAGGCTGCGCTCCTCGAGGCTGCCGGATTGCAGGTGCGCGCGGTGCTCGCCCGTCAGCCGAACCCCAAAGTGACGACCGGGGCGGATCTGCAAATCGTGCGTGCGATGGTGGAGCAGGCACCGTGAAATCATTCCGCATCGGCCAGGGCTTCGACGTTCATCGTTTCGCCGACGGGTGCCCCTTGAAAATCTGTGGTGTGACCCTTTCCGCGGACTCAGGTCTCGAAGGACATTCGGACGCCGATGTGGGTCTGCACGCGGTAGCAGACGCCATCTTCGGTGCCTTGGCTCGCGGCGACCTGGGAGAACACTTCCCGGAATCCGATCCCCGGTGGCGGGACGCCGACTCGTCGGTTTTTGTTGCCCGTGCCGTGGCGTTGGCAGTATCCGAAGGGTTCGCACTCGCCAACTGCGATCTCACGATTGTCGGAGATCGTCCCCGAATCGCGCCTCACCGCGATCACCTGCGGGAATCGCTGGCGAGAATCCTCGGAGTTTCGGCTCGTGCCGTTTCGGTCAAGGCGACCACCACGGAGGGACTGGGATTTCTCGGCCGAGAGGAAGGGCTGGGAGCGATCGCGATCGTGCTCTTGTCGGAGGTGGATCGGAATGGGTGAAGATCTTTGGACAGTAGGCTTCCACGCGGTGACGGCGGTGCTCGAAAGCGACCGCCCGGTTGACGTGTTGTGGTTGCAGAAGGAACGCCGGGATCAGAGAATCCGGCAAATCAGAAACCTCGCGCACCGGCGCGGAATACACTATGACCTGGTTCCGAAAGCCAGGCTCGACAAGGTTGCGCAAGGGGTCGCTCACAACGGTTGTGCGGTGCGCTCCGCCCCGGTTGTGTTTGTCGAACTCAACCAACTTGTGCGAAATGTCGATGATGCGTCGCGCTTGCTTCTGCTCGACGACATTACTGACCCCCACAATCTCGGAGCAGTGCTGCGAACTGCTGCCGCCTTCTCGCTTGGCGGGGTGGTGATTGCCGGCCCCTCGGCGCCTCCACTGGGAGGCGCGGTCGCGAAGGCCGCGGCAGGTCTGCTCGGGGCGGTTCCCCTGGTTCGGGTGCGAGTGGCGGCGGATGCCCTGGCTCGGCTGCGGGGAATGGGTTACTGGGTTTTCGCCGCCGACACGGGAGGAAGACCTCTCGATGAGGTGAAGTCGTCGCCACGCTGGGTCCTTTGCGTCGGCGCCGAGGAGCGTGGCCTGCGTGCCAAAACGAAGTCGCAGGTTGACGAATTCGTGGCGATTCCGATGGCCGAGGGCGTCGAGTCGCTCAATCTGTCCGTCTCGGCCGGCATCCTTCTCTGGGAGCTGTCGAGGAGCCCCGACAGATCCTAGATACTCGATTCTCGACGCCGGGTCATTTTGCGCGTCAGCCGGGGTGGGTGGGCGGATCGAGTATCCAGTATCGAGGATCGAGCATCGGGTGGGCGGGTGGCAGGCAGGCTTTTTGCTTGCGCACAGGGAATTCCTGTGCTATCGTCCCTTTCCCACTGCCTGTAGGCAGAGGTGTGTTCTTTGTTACGAGCAATGAAGCGGGAGTCGAGGTTCTGCTGGCGTAGCTCAATGGTAGAGCAGCTGATTTGTAATCAGCAGGTTGCGGGTTCGATTCCCATCGCCAGCTCCATTGGCGAGATCGAATGGGATGCAGGCGTGGCCGAGTGGTTAAAGGCAGCAGACTGTAAATCTGCCGGCATATTGCCTACGGTGGTTCGAACCCATCCGCCTGCAC
Coding sequences:
- the ispF gene encoding 2-C-methyl-D-erythritol 2,4-cyclodiphosphate synthase — encoded protein: MKSFRIGQGFDVHRFADGCPLKICGVTLSADSGLEGHSDADVGLHAVADAIFGALARGDLGEHFPESDPRWRDADSSVFVARAVALAVSEGFALANCDLTIVGDRPRIAPHRDHLRESLARILGVSARAVSVKATTTEGLGFLGREEGLGAIAIVLLSEVDRNG
- a CDS encoding 2-C-methyl-D-erythritol 4-phosphate cytidylyltransferase; amino-acid sequence: MNLAFVCVGAGRGVRFGGDKLVEKLGRRTVLETALVALQRAEPTALTVVVVENSKVESWRDFLAPEFPQVRVVGGGDRRQDSVREGVLFAAQAGAEVVAVHDAVRPLVDPSDVRAVIAALGGASGAILTSRIFDTVKRVDGDDTVVDTIPRERLRFALTPQVFRVSTLMEVWERSDMARTWTDEAALLEAAGLQVRAVLARQPNPKVTTGADLQIVRAMVEQAP
- the frr gene encoding ribosome recycling factor; amino-acid sequence: MKDVLKEVEQRMVGAVEAFQSELASLRTGRASLALVDGITVDYYGSQTPLNQVAALSVPDPTTIAIAPWEPKVLAEVEKAILRSNLGLTPNNDGKVVRLNIPPLTEERRRELVKVAHDVAETSRNEIRQVRRDGNDKIKNLEKAKQISEDQMHDGQDQVQKLTDTYVEKVNTILKKKEEEVMEV
- the rlmB gene encoding 23S rRNA (guanosine(2251)-2'-O)-methyltransferase RlmB, which produces MGEDLWTVGFHAVTAVLESDRPVDVLWLQKERRDQRIRQIRNLAHRRGIHYDLVPKARLDKVAQGVAHNGCAVRSAPVVFVELNQLVRNVDDASRLLLLDDITDPHNLGAVLRTAAAFSLGGVVIAGPSAPPLGGAVAKAAAGLLGAVPLVRVRVAADALARLRGMGYWVFAADTGGRPLDEVKSSPRWVLCVGAEERGLRAKTKSQVDEFVAIPMAEGVESLNLSVSAGILLWELSRSPDRS
- the pyrH gene encoding UMP kinase; this translates as MTEPEPCYHRIMIKLSGEALMGSQPFGIEPAVVRAIAGEIVQVAELGVEIAVVVGGGNIIRGVSAHEQGIDRITGDSMGMLATVINALALSSAIEQLGCQTRVQTAIEMNEVAEPFIRRRAIRHLEKGRVVLFAGGTGNPFFTTDSAAALRANEIDAEVLMKATKVDGVYTSDPVTDPDAKLIPRLSYEEVLQRGLKVMDAAAIALCMESEIPIQIFNINVPGIMKRVVMGEQVGSWIGPKEAV
- the tsf gene encoding translation elongation factor Ts; the encoded protein is MVITAQAVKELRDRTGAGMMDCKKALTETGGDIDEAIKYLRTKGLAAAAKKAHRTASDGTVVVIGDDSAKVVLELNCETDFVARNPEFVSFAEALAEQALSAGVTDTEELKAQPFSGDPEHTVEEAISQKVATIGENVVLNRLARVEAAEGNLLNSYVHGGGKIGVVVEGSGGADHETLHDVALHVAASEPRFVNRDEVTDDLLSSEKEIALKQAIEAGKPEEIAKKIVEGKMEKFFVQEVLLEQAFAKEPDKSVKQYLREKAGDDATVVRFVRFKLGEGSET